A part of Methanomassiliicoccales archaeon genomic DNA contains:
- a CDS encoding type I restriction endonuclease subunit R, with protein MALTEAQLEEMILEHFKEIGYQLAFGPDIAPNGEQQEREDYGQVVLLGRLRNSLRRLNPGLDANALAEAERRIIHTTSPSLLSNNRSAHKMLIEGVPIESRRKDGSTQHVNAKIIDFDNPSNNEFLAVNQFTVVENKIERRADIVLFINGLPVVVIELKNPADEKATIWTAFNQLQTYKAQIPSLFQFNAFLVISDGIDARMGTISADKERFLHWLTMDGKDLASATALQSEVLLKGMCDKGRLLDIIRHFIVFEETDKGLPIKKIAGYHQYHAVNHSVAATLKASSAQGDRRIGVVWHTQGSGKSLTMVFYAGKLVLEPSLHNPTIVIITDRNDLDDQLFSTFNNCHELLRQHPVQAASSEHLRELLRVASGGIIFTTIQKFLPEGDRNAVLSDRRNIVVIADEAHRSQYDFIDGYARHMRDALPNASFIGFTGTPLELDDKNTRYVFGDYISIYDIQRAVEDGATVPIYYESRLAKIELPVTERPHLDAQIEELTESEELTRKEQLKAKWAALEALVGSNKRIKLIAKDIVDHFEKRQQAIEGKAMIVCMSRRIAIELYYEIIKLRPNWHSEDDDKGVIKIIMTGSASDPVEWQKHIRNKARREKLAIRFKDPKDDFKLVILRDMWLTGFDVPCLHTMYIDKPMQGHGLMQTIARVNRVFRDKPGGLIVDYIGLGDQLRSAMAFYTQSGGRGSTAIDQEEAIMVMLEKYEICRDFFHGFDYKPYLVGDAKTRIKMLPAAQEHILSKQSGKDRFVKAAVELSRAFALAVPSDQALKIRDEVAFFQEVKSVLIKSGSYSVIEKDIELAVRQIISGALLSDRVIDIFEAAGLKKPNISILSDEFLAEVQSLPQKNLALALLQRLLMDGIRTITKKNLVQARAFSDRLMEAITRYEKRATDTMEIIQALIELAKDMREASKRGEELGLSERELAFYDSLGTNDSAVAQMGNATLCTIAKELAKIVKQDATIDWQYRESARAKMRTHVKRLLRKYNYPPDKQDAAVKTVIEQAELLSQEIVSEVSQEAII; from the coding sequence ATGGCATTGACCGAGGCGCAGCTGGAAGAAATGATACTTGAGCACTTCAAGGAGATCGGTTACCAATTAGCCTTTGGTCCAGATATAGCCCCGAACGGGGAACAGCAAGAACGGGAGGATTATGGGCAGGTCGTCCTTCTCGGTCGATTGCGCAACTCGTTAAGGAGACTCAATCCGGGCCTCGACGCAAATGCTCTGGCCGAAGCTGAGCGCCGTATCATTCATACCACTTCTCCATCACTTCTCAGCAACAATCGCTCCGCGCACAAAATGCTGATCGAGGGCGTACCGATAGAGAGCAGACGCAAAGATGGCAGTACGCAGCACGTCAATGCGAAGATCATCGATTTCGATAATCCATCCAACAATGAGTTCCTAGCGGTCAATCAATTCACCGTGGTCGAGAACAAGATCGAACGAAGGGCCGACATCGTTCTTTTCATCAATGGTCTGCCGGTCGTCGTCATAGAGCTTAAGAACCCGGCAGACGAGAAGGCAACGATATGGACGGCCTTCAATCAGTTGCAGACATACAAAGCTCAGATACCTTCGCTTTTTCAGTTCAACGCGTTCCTCGTTATCTCTGACGGCATAGATGCCCGCATGGGCACGATCAGCGCCGACAAAGAACGTTTCCTTCATTGGTTGACAATGGATGGCAAAGACCTTGCTTCTGCGACAGCATTGCAGAGCGAGGTCCTGCTGAAGGGGATGTGCGACAAGGGACGCCTCCTTGACATAATCAGACATTTCATCGTGTTCGAGGAGACGGACAAGGGCCTCCCCATCAAGAAGATCGCCGGGTACCATCAATATCACGCTGTCAACCATTCTGTCGCGGCGACGCTCAAAGCCTCTTCGGCTCAAGGGGACCGGCGTATCGGGGTTGTCTGGCATACCCAGGGCTCAGGCAAGAGCCTGACCATGGTCTTCTATGCTGGAAAGCTGGTTCTTGAGCCGTCTCTGCACAATCCCACCATCGTCATCATCACGGACAGGAACGACCTCGATGACCAGCTTTTTAGCACGTTCAACAACTGCCATGAGCTGCTACGGCAACATCCCGTGCAGGCCGCGTCCTCAGAGCATCTCAGGGAGCTCCTGAGGGTCGCATCTGGAGGCATCATATTCACAACGATCCAGAAGTTCCTTCCTGAGGGAGATAGGAACGCTGTTCTATCCGATAGGCGCAACATAGTTGTAATCGCGGATGAGGCGCATCGGAGCCAGTACGATTTTATAGATGGCTATGCCAGGCACATGAGGGACGCGCTCCCTAACGCTTCATTCATCGGTTTCACGGGGACCCCGCTGGAGCTCGATGATAAGAACACCCGCTACGTCTTTGGCGATTACATCAGCATCTATGATATACAGAGGGCGGTAGAGGACGGCGCGACCGTCCCTATCTACTACGAGTCGCGCCTGGCCAAGATAGAGCTGCCCGTCACAGAGCGGCCCCATCTGGATGCGCAAATCGAGGAGTTAACCGAAAGTGAAGAGCTGACAAGGAAAGAGCAACTCAAAGCCAAGTGGGCCGCGCTGGAAGCACTTGTCGGCTCAAACAAGCGCATCAAGCTAATTGCCAAGGACATCGTAGATCACTTCGAGAAAAGGCAGCAGGCAATCGAAGGGAAGGCGATGATTGTCTGTATGAGCAGGCGCATCGCCATCGAACTCTACTACGAGATAATCAAGCTCAGGCCAAATTGGCACAGTGAAGATGACGACAAAGGGGTCATCAAGATCATCATGACTGGCTCTGCGTCGGACCCGGTCGAATGGCAGAAGCACATCAGGAACAAGGCGAGGCGCGAGAAGCTCGCAATCCGTTTCAAGGACCCTAAGGACGATTTCAAGCTGGTCATCCTGCGCGACATGTGGCTCACCGGGTTCGACGTTCCATGCCTGCATACTATGTACATTGACAAACCTATGCAAGGTCACGGCCTGATGCAGACCATCGCCCGCGTAAACCGCGTCTTCCGTGACAAGCCAGGCGGCCTCATCGTCGATTACATCGGTCTCGGTGACCAGTTGCGCAGCGCCATGGCCTTCTATACTCAAAGCGGTGGAAGGGGATCTACGGCTATCGATCAGGAAGAGGCTATAATGGTCATGTTGGAGAAGTACGAGATATGTCGCGACTTCTTCCACGGTTTCGACTACAAACCATATCTGGTCGGTGACGCGAAAACGCGCATCAAGATGCTCCCAGCGGCGCAGGAGCACATCCTGTCCAAGCAAAGTGGGAAGGACAGGTTCGTCAAAGCGGCGGTCGAGCTATCCAGGGCATTTGCCTTGGCCGTCCCAAGCGATCAGGCTCTGAAGATCCGGGATGAGGTCGCATTCTTCCAGGAGGTCAAGAGCGTTCTTATTAAGTCTGGAAGCTATTCTGTTATTGAAAAGGACATCGAATTAGCGGTCAGACAGATAATCTCTGGGGCTCTCCTCTCGGATAGGGTCATAGACATCTTTGAGGCCGCGGGCCTGAAGAAACCGAACATTTCCATACTGTCCGATGAGTTCCTGGCGGAGGTTCAGTCCTTGCCTCAGAAGAACCTCGCTCTCGCGCTGTTGCAGCGCTTATTGATGGATGGGATCAGAACCATTACGAAGAAGAACCTCGTTCAGGCCAGAGCGTTCTCCGACCGGCTGATGGAGGCAATAACCAGGTATGAGAAGCGTGCTACAGATACAATGGAGATCATCCAGGCGCTAATTGAGTTGGCCAAGGACATGCGTGAAGCAAGCAAGCGAGGGGAGGAGTTAGGCCTAAGTGAAAGAGAGCTTGCATTCTACGATTCGCTTGGGACAAACGATTCTGCGGTTGCGCAGATGGGAAATGCCACCCTTTGCACCATTGCTAAGGAGCTCGCCAAGATTGTCAAGCAGGATGCGACCATCGACTGGCAATACCGTGAATCGGCACGTGCGAAGATGCGAACCCATGTCAAACGCCTCTTGCGCAAGTACAACTATCCACCGGACAAGCAGGATGCCGCCGTCAAGACGGTGATCGAACAGGCGGAATTGTTGTCCCAGGAGATTGTTTCCGAGGTCTCCCAGGAGGCCATTATATGA
- a CDS encoding DUF91 domain-containing protein: protein MSDIKLFKLEGEKVSLLEEQSMEVEKGLQRLIERHMPRLIGVTFLASEYGTGKTHGGRIDSLGIDENGCPVIIEYKRSINENVINQGLFYLDWLLDHKAEFELLVQKKIGPKKAEEIEWSQPRLLCIAGDFTKYDEYAVQQINRNIELIRYIKYGDDILLLQLVNSSIAFVPEQKVKKGKGQDKTVSEDLDEADESLRDLFESLKDFIFSLGDDIQLNVLKHYFAFRRISNFACVEFRPRNHAILIYLKVDPTTIELEPGFTRDMREIGHYGTGDLEIILHNKKDLEKVKPFIVKSYESN from the coding sequence ATGAGCGATATCAAATTGTTTAAACTGGAAGGAGAAAAGGTATCATTGCTCGAAGAGCAATCGATGGAGGTCGAGAAGGGCCTTCAAAGATTAATCGAGAGACATATGCCAAGGCTCATTGGGGTGACATTCTTGGCCTCCGAATATGGAACGGGGAAGACACATGGTGGCCGCATTGACTCACTGGGTATCGATGAAAATGGATGCCCGGTCATAATTGAGTATAAGAGATCGATCAACGAAAATGTGATCAACCAAGGTCTATTCTATCTTGATTGGTTGCTCGACCACAAAGCAGAATTCGAATTGCTGGTCCAAAAGAAGATAGGACCAAAAAAGGCCGAGGAGATAGAGTGGTCACAGCCTCGGCTCCTTTGCATTGCGGGGGACTTCACGAAATATGACGAATATGCGGTCCAACAAATCAACCGAAACATCGAACTGATCCGTTATATCAAGTATGGGGACGACATCCTGTTATTGCAACTGGTCAATTCTTCCATAGCATTCGTTCCAGAACAAAAAGTTAAGAAGGGAAAGGGACAGGACAAGACTGTCTCGGAGGACCTGGATGAGGCCGATGAGTCGCTTAGAGACCTCTTCGAATCCCTCAAGGATTTCATCTTCTCATTGGGTGATGACATCCAGTTGAATGTCCTGAAACATTATTTTGCTTTCAGGCGCATCAGCAACTTTGCCTGTGTCGAGTTCCGACCCAGGAACCATGCGATCTTGATCTACCTAAAGGTCGACCCAACCACTATCGAACTTGAGCCGGGATTCACTCGGGATATGAGGGAGATTGGTCACTATGGGACGGGAGACCTAGAGATCATACTTCATAATAAAAAGGACCTAGAAAAAGTCAAACCGTTCATCGTAAAAAGTTACGAGTCGAATTAA
- a CDS encoding citrate synthase (catalyzes the formation of citrate from acetyl-CoA and oxaloacetate), protein MNENKERVVVRGLKDVAAAETRISFVHPSGFLYYLGYNIDDLVGKVVYSEVAYLLIHKKLPNRRELDKFSSDLIREMRLPKEVVEGIRSAPVNGHPMDVLRTEVSRLGEFDPDPCDLSDEANLKRATRLIAQVPTIVATLYRIRKDGTVPTPKEGLTFAENFLYMFTGRCPEAAEADVMHRLMVLHADHGFNASTFAARVTASTNADMYSAVTSAIGTLRGPLHGGASEKVMEMLEKIEYQKDVEEYIQGLLDDNRKIMGFGHRVYKTEDPRTKHLRCMVENLCHRERTMDLYNKCMKIEQIVYDRKKIYPNLDFYAAVAMDAIGIPKEFYTPFFASSRISGWVAHVIEQYEDAVLLRPSSDYVGEFERPFVPIDERQ, encoded by the coding sequence ATGAACGAGAATAAAGAAAGGGTTGTCGTGAGGGGATTGAAAGATGTTGCCGCGGCTGAAACAAGGATAAGTTTCGTCCATCCTTCCGGCTTCCTTTACTATCTCGGATACAACATAGATGACCTGGTGGGAAAGGTCGTCTATTCCGAGGTGGCCTACCTTCTGATCCATAAAAAGCTTCCGAACAGGAGGGAACTTGACAAGTTCAGCTCGGACCTCATCAGAGAGATGAGATTGCCCAAGGAAGTGGTCGAAGGTATCAGGTCGGCACCGGTGAACGGTCATCCCATGGATGTACTACGAACCGAGGTCTCCCGGCTCGGAGAGTTCGATCCTGACCCATGTGATCTTTCGGACGAAGCGAACCTTAAGCGGGCCACAAGGCTCATTGCTCAGGTGCCTACGATAGTAGCTACACTGTATAGAATTCGAAAGGACGGCACCGTTCCGACCCCCAAGGAAGGTCTCACATTCGCTGAGAATTTCCTCTACATGTTCACTGGACGCTGCCCCGAGGCCGCCGAGGCGGATGTCATGCATCGCCTGATGGTGTTACACGCCGACCATGGATTCAATGCGTCGACGTTCGCTGCCAGGGTCACCGCGAGCACCAACGCTGATATGTATTCGGCCGTCACCTCCGCGATCGGCACGTTGAGAGGGCCTTTGCATGGCGGCGCCAGCGAAAAGGTCATGGAGATGCTGGAGAAGATAGAATATCAAAAAGATGTAGAGGAATACATACAGGGGCTATTGGACGACAACAGGAAGATCATGGGGTTCGGCCATAGGGTATATAAGACCGAGGACCCAAGGACCAAGCACCTGCGGTGTATGGTGGAGAACCTTTGCCACAGGGAAAGGACGATGGACCTTTACAACAAATGTATGAAGATCGAGCAGATCGTCTATGACAGGAAGAAGATCTACCCCAACCTTGACTTCTATGCCGCTGTCGCGATGGATGCCATTGGGATACCAAAGGAATTTTACACGCCCTTCTTCGCATCCAGCAGGATCTCGGGATGGGTGGCCCATGTGATAGAACAATACGAGGATGCGGTGCTGTTAAGACCTTCATCTGATTACGTAGGAGAGTTCGAGCGACCGTTCGTCCCCATCGACGAGAGGCAGTGA
- a CDS encoding tRNA (N(6)-L-threonylcarbamoyladenosine(37)-C(2))-methylthiotransferase — protein MRFYEETFGCTMNQGESRQLVRALIELGHMRVFTPEESDLVLINTCVVIRPTELKIMKRLREVNQLGKKMIIAGCLPAVSRASLRKEFPEAMIIDPGHYGNFKNEVMERFGKGDTSYNKLIPQISGILPISQGCLGNCTYCLTKAARGDLSSRPIEILVATASELLKEGSKEILVTAQDTGCYGFDKDADLPELLGRLSSIDGEFFIRVGMMNPDSLEPILERMIEAYASQKVYKFLHLPVQSGSPSVLKKMGRGYSPSDFMRQVERFRDRFPTMTIATDIITGFPGETDEDHEMSMDIIKRTRPNIVNVTRYSARPGTPAARAKEQVPQRISKDRSRDMTELRFEIAKEHYSQFIGRTMRVLVTEVGKKDTVIARSIEYIPVVVPKKDIGIGQTIEVEITSAASTHLSGRLLRPSLQGVR, from the coding sequence GTGCGGTTCTATGAAGAGACCTTTGGATGCACCATGAACCAAGGGGAAAGCAGACAATTAGTAAGGGCCCTCATCGAACTCGGGCATATGAGGGTCTTTACCCCTGAAGAGTCAGATCTTGTCCTGATCAATACGTGCGTTGTCATCAGGCCCACTGAGCTGAAGATCATGAAACGTCTCCGGGAGGTCAATCAGCTCGGTAAAAAAATGATCATCGCTGGATGTCTTCCAGCTGTCAGCAGAGCGTCCCTTCGAAAGGAATTCCCTGAGGCAATGATAATCGACCCGGGTCATTATGGTAATTTTAAAAATGAGGTGATGGAGCGGTTTGGTAAGGGAGACACCTCATATAATAAGCTCATCCCCCAGATATCTGGGATACTTCCAATATCCCAAGGTTGTCTGGGCAATTGCACATATTGTCTTACAAAGGCGGCGCGTGGCGATCTTTCAAGCAGACCAATCGAGATATTGGTGGCGACCGCGTCAGAGCTATTGAAGGAAGGTTCAAAAGAGATACTTGTCACAGCTCAGGACACCGGGTGTTATGGTTTCGATAAGGATGCAGACCTCCCAGAGCTATTGGGGAGATTGTCCTCGATCGATGGCGAGTTCTTCATAAGGGTCGGAATGATGAACCCTGATTCATTAGAACCCATACTTGAGAGAATGATAGAGGCGTACGCCTCGCAAAAGGTGTACAAGTTCCTACATCTCCCAGTGCAGAGCGGGAGCCCAAGCGTCCTTAAAAAGATGGGCCGTGGCTATTCCCCATCGGATTTCATGAGACAGGTCGAGAGGTTCAGGGACAGGTTCCCAACGATGACCATTGCCACGGACATCATCACAGGATTCCCCGGGGAGACGGATGAGGACCATGAGATGTCCATGGACATCATCAAAAGGACAAGGCCAAACATAGTCAACGTGACCAGGTATTCAGCCAGGCCTGGGACTCCTGCAGCAAGGGCCAAGGAGCAGGTACCTCAAAGGATATCCAAGGACCGTTCAAGAGACATGACCGAACTAAGGTTCGAAATTGCAAAAGAGCACTATTCACAGTTCATAGGAAGGACGATGCGCGTGCTGGTGACCGAGGTCGGGAAAAAGGACACGGTCATTGCTAGAAGTATCGAGTACATCCCAGTGGTGGTCCCAAAGAAGGACATAGGGATAGGACAAACGATTGAGGTGGAGATAACCTCTGCCGCGTCCACGCATTTATCCGGGAGACTCTTGAGGCCCTCCTTGCAGGGCGTTCGATAA
- the tgtA gene encoding tRNA guanosine(15) transglycosylase TgtA — MFELIKRDGLARICRLDTAHGVLETPALLPVVNPRFQTIRPRELHDTFGFDAIITNSYIIKNDEAMRKEALEKGLHEMLDFPGVIMTDSGTFQSHMYGEVKVRNDEMVEFQKSIGTDIGTVLDIFTEPEWNWERTSKAVDVTLERTKEAADMKGDMMLAGVVQGSIFPDLRERCATSLRDIDVDVHPIGGVVPLMESYRYSDLVDVIIASKKGLPPNRPVHLFGAGHPMLFSLAVLLGCDMFDSASYAKFARDDRYMTVERTMHLSDLKVLDCDCPACVGRTVDQIKAMKPADRWELIARHNLYISKMEMDRVRRAVLEGNIWELAEQRCRSHPALLDGLRRLKAHTEFLEKFEPLSRDGAIFYTGPETLNRPAMSRVSERIKQRYTAPKTDVMVVFEGGEKPYSRYHAQNMKGILAVADSHFYVMSEFGPVPIELDEIYPIAQSLFPAIRDRDTFEKIREEMEGLAHTHHYGLSCMYDGESTCEMLGALSRPKVGFDLDMLRIRAVADYQFGKGAADALFSGKVELVKSKNTDKIRNVIVDGDHVASMRAEDGFFTLRPPGARRLLKAFPSPRLRAVVVKDSVPFNRDGKNVMCGFIVCCDDMLRPGDEVIIVDDEDDLVAIGKLILTSDEAMRFKKGLAIRVREGVKKEVTSA; from the coding sequence ATGTTCGAGCTCATTAAAAGAGACGGGTTGGCCAGGATATGCAGGCTAGATACGGCACACGGGGTCCTCGAGACCCCTGCGCTCCTGCCGGTGGTCAACCCGAGATTTCAGACCATCAGGCCGAGGGAGCTCCATGATACTTTCGGCTTCGATGCAATCATCACCAATTCCTACATCATAAAAAATGATGAGGCCATGCGAAAAGAAGCGTTGGAAAAAGGTCTGCACGAGATGTTGGACTTCCCTGGTGTCATTATGACCGACTCGGGGACCTTCCAAAGCCACATGTATGGGGAGGTCAAGGTAAGGAATGATGAGATGGTCGAGTTCCAGAAGAGCATAGGGACCGACATAGGGACCGTGCTTGACATCTTCACCGAGCCTGAATGGAACTGGGAAAGGACATCAAAGGCGGTGGATGTCACCTTGGAAAGGACAAAAGAAGCGGCGGACATGAAGGGAGATATGATGCTCGCCGGCGTCGTCCAGGGATCTATTTTCCCCGACCTGAGAGAGAGGTGCGCCACCTCCCTTAGGGATATTGATGTGGACGTACATCCGATCGGTGGCGTCGTTCCGCTCATGGAGTCCTATAGATATTCTGATCTTGTCGATGTGATCATTGCATCAAAAAAAGGGCTCCCTCCCAACCGACCTGTGCATCTTTTCGGGGCCGGACATCCGATGCTGTTCTCTTTGGCCGTCCTCTTAGGGTGTGACATGTTCGATTCGGCGTCGTATGCAAAGTTCGCCAGGGACGATAGATACATGACGGTGGAGAGGACGATGCATCTGTCCGACCTGAAGGTCCTGGATTGCGATTGCCCTGCCTGCGTGGGGAGGACCGTAGACCAGATCAAGGCGATGAAACCCGCAGACCGTTGGGAGCTCATCGCCAGGCATAACCTCTACATTTCAAAGATGGAGATGGACCGTGTCAGACGAGCGGTCCTTGAGGGCAACATATGGGAACTTGCCGAACAGAGATGCCGCTCCCATCCCGCGCTCTTGGATGGGCTCAGACGATTGAAGGCCCACACCGAGTTCCTTGAAAAGTTCGAGCCGCTGAGCAGAGATGGTGCTATTTTTTATACCGGTCCAGAAACCTTGAACCGGCCCGCGATGAGCAGGGTATCAGAACGCATAAAGCAGCGTTACACGGCCCCGAAGACGGACGTCATGGTCGTATTCGAGGGTGGGGAGAAACCCTATTCCAGATATCACGCTCAGAACATGAAGGGCATCCTGGCGGTAGCTGACTCCCACTTCTATGTCATGAGCGAGTTCGGACCAGTGCCGATAGAACTGGACGAGATCTATCCCATAGCGCAATCGCTCTTCCCGGCGATACGGGACAGGGATACGTTCGAGAAGATCAGGGAGGAGATGGAAGGATTGGCGCATACCCATCATTATGGCCTCTCCTGTATGTACGATGGTGAGAGCACATGCGAAATGCTTGGCGCCCTTTCAAGGCCAAAGGTCGGATTCGACCTAGACATGTTGAGGATAAGGGCCGTCGCTGATTACCAGTTCGGAAAAGGGGCGGCGGATGCACTGTTCTCTGGAAAGGTCGAGCTGGTGAAATCCAAGAACACCGACAAGATAAGGAACGTGATCGTCGATGGAGACCATGTGGCATCCATGAGGGCAGAGGATGGGTTCTTCACATTGAGACCTCCAGGCGCAAGGAGGTTGCTGAAAGCTTTTCCTTCCCCCCGGTTGAGGGCGGTCGTTGTGAAGGATTCTGTCCCGTTCAACAGGGATGGCAAGAACGTGATGTGCGGTTTCATCGTCTGTTGCGATGACATGCTTAGACCTGGTGATGAGGTCATCATTGTTGACGATGAGGACGACCTTGTCGCGATAGGGAAGCTGATCCTGACCTCTGATGAAGCGATGAGATTCAAAAAAGGATTGGCGATAAGGGTCCGAGAAGGGGTCAAGAAAGAGGTCACTTCAGCTTGA
- a CDS encoding peptidyl-tRNA hydrolase — MMEHKMVIVVRKDIKLSPGKMAAQVAHAAVNCALSAKKRQPDRFDAWYEEGQKKVVVKARDLQELYEIKEMAESSGLISSLITDAGHTELPPGTITCLGVGPAPEKDIDKVTGHLGLM, encoded by the coding sequence CTGATGGAGCACAAGATGGTCATCGTGGTCAGGAAGGATATCAAGCTCTCGCCAGGCAAGATGGCGGCGCAGGTCGCGCACGCAGCGGTGAACTGTGCCCTGAGCGCTAAGAAGAGACAGCCGGACCGGTTCGATGCCTGGTATGAGGAAGGACAGAAAAAGGTGGTGGTGAAGGCAAGGGACCTTCAAGAGCTCTACGAGATCAAAGAGATGGCAGAGTCATCCGGCCTCATCAGTTCGTTGATCACTGATGCAGGGCACACAGAGCTCCCTCCAGGCACCATAACGTGCCTCGGGGTCGGACCTGCACCAGAGAAGGATATAGATAAGGTCACTGGACACCTGGGGCTGATGTAA
- a CDS encoding DUF99 family protein has translation MKDQVRVLGIDDAPFNFYDDIVPIVGAVIRCPSYVEGIMTDEVEIDGTDATRTVIEMVNGSRYKEQVRLIMIDGISLGGFNVVDIQDIFSSTGIPVATITRDKPDLAEMKAALRKHFDDWEQRLEILSRAKLVEVSTEHRPIHVDYEGIEFDELVRVIRGCTVLGALPEPLRISHLIATAMVRGESKGDA, from the coding sequence GTGAAGGACCAGGTGCGAGTCCTAGGGATAGATGATGCGCCCTTCAATTTCTATGACGACATCGTCCCGATAGTAGGGGCGGTCATACGATGCCCTTCGTATGTCGAAGGCATCATGACCGATGAGGTGGAGATCGATGGAACTGATGCGACCCGGACAGTGATAGAAATGGTCAACGGCTCCCGATACAAGGAACAGGTCCGTCTCATAATGATCGATGGGATATCTTTAGGTGGGTTCAACGTCGTCGACATACAGGACATCTTCTCATCGACGGGCATCCCTGTTGCAACGATAACGAGGGATAAACCAGACCTGGCAGAGATGAAGGCGGCGCTTAGGAAGCACTTCGATGACTGGGAGCAAAGGCTGGAGATCTTATCCAGGGCGAAATTGGTCGAGGTGTCGACCGAGCACAGACCGATACATGTGGATTATGAGGGGATAGAGTTCGATGAACTGGTCCGGGTTATCAGGGGCTGTACGGTCCTGGGAGCCCTGCCTGAGCCTTTGCGGATCTCCCATCTGATCGCGACCGCGATGGTCAGGGGCGAATCAAAAGGGGATGCTTAA
- a CDS encoding HesA/MoeB/ThiF family protein, protein MKEKLEENAQMRFARQLILPQIGEKGQRKLGASVVSICGIGGLGSPAAQYLVAAGVGEIRLIDKDPVEISNLNRQVLHWEEDCDASSPKVESAARKLRKMSSSTNVIVHNAEITDENVHELLIGSDVVVDCLDNYSTRFIVNRACLYHRIPLVHAAVEGWRGQATVVLAGATPCISCLVKRVPEVDRPTPIIGATAGVFGCIQAAEAIKLIVDADGALVGRLLIGDLLSMHFEVVDVERAPDCIVCGR, encoded by the coding sequence ATGAAAGAAAAACTCGAAGAGAACGCCCAAATGAGGTTTGCCAGACAGTTGATCCTCCCACAGATCGGGGAGAAAGGTCAAAGAAAGCTAGGGGCGTCGGTCGTAAGCATATGTGGAATAGGTGGACTGGGTTCTCCTGCAGCCCAATACCTTGTGGCCGCGGGAGTGGGTGAGATAAGGCTGATCGATAAGGACCCTGTGGAGATATCAAACCTTAACAGGCAGGTCTTGCATTGGGAGGAGGATTGTGACGCTTCTTCCCCAAAGGTCGAAAGTGCTGCAAGAAAGCTCAGGAAAATGTCGAGCTCTACCAATGTGATCGTGCATAATGCGGAGATAACAGACGAAAATGTCCATGAGCTTCTCATAGGTTCAGACGTTGTCGTTGATTGTCTTGACAATTACAGCACAAGGTTCATTGTCAATCGAGCCTGTTTGTATCATCGCATACCGCTCGTGCATGCAGCCGTGGAAGGCTGGAGGGGGCAGGCGACGGTGGTCCTTGCCGGCGCAACGCCTTGCATCTCATGCCTAGTTAAGAGGGTTCCTGAGGTAGACCGACCGACCCCCATAATCGGAGCGACTGCAGGGGTCTTCGGGTGTATACAGGCCGCAGAGGCGATCAAGCTGATCGTCGATGCCGATGGTGCTTTGGTCGGGAGATTGCTTATAGGGGACCTTCTTAGCATGCACTTCGAGGTCGTAGATGTGGAGAGGGCCCCTGATTGTATCGTATGCGGACGTTGA
- a CDS encoding 30S ribosomal protein S12, with the protein MARGLYTARKLKNDRQKFRWSDSSYKRRLLKLKEKSDPLEGASQARGIVLEKVGIEAKQPNSAIRKCVKIQLIKNGRQITAFAVGDGAINFIDEHDEVLVEGIGGRMGRSYGDIPGVRYKVIQVNNVSLNELVRGRKEKPVR; encoded by the coding sequence GTGGCAAGAGGACTTTACACTGCCAGAAAGTTGAAAAACGACAGGCAGAAATTCAGATGGAGTGACAGCTCATACAAGCGCAGGCTATTGAAGCTCAAAGAGAAGTCGGACCCTTTGGAGGGCGCTTCTCAAGCTCGTGGTATTGTTCTTGAAAAGGTAGGTATCGAGGCAAAGCAGCCGAACTCGGCCATCAGAAAATGCGTCAAGATACAGCTGATAAAGAACGGTCGCCAGATAACCGCTTTTGCTGTTGGGGATGGCGCCATCAACTTCATCGATGAGCATGACGAGGTCCTTGTTGAGGGCATCGGCGGAAGGATGGGACGTTCTTATGGTGACATCCCTGGTGTACGTTACAAGGTCATCCAGGTCAACAATGTTTCCCTGAACGAGCTTGTCAGGGGAAGGAAAGAGAAGCCGGTAAGGTGA